In a genomic window of Erigeron canadensis isolate Cc75 chromosome 5, C_canadensis_v1, whole genome shotgun sequence:
- the LOC122602239 gene encoding protein NEN4, with product MQEMSSNEIVFFDLETNVPRKPGQKFWVLEFGAMVVCPRKLLELESYCTLIRPGDLTAVGVNPARCHGISRGTVLEAPSFEEVADKIFEILNGRIWAGHNIRRFDCVRIKEAFKEIGKPSPEPVALIDSLGVLSEKFGRRAGDMKMASLATYFGLGEQKHRSLDDVRMNLEVLKNCATVLFLESSLPGILENQWQHNLASNITTRSRSNVVMEPSIPSTTTKMKKRWPQEATPTMTTRSRSKPNNGEEKSRKSPPSVLSRRRVVPYPTGSLGQMTEKVKNILCNARNTPLNNLLKHSHTLLR from the exons ATGCAAGAAATGTCGTCGAACGAGATTGTGTTTTTCGATTTGGAAACAAACGTCCCAAGAAAACCTGGACAAAAATTCTGGGTGTTAGAGTTTGGAGCTATGGTGGTTTGTCCACGAAAGCTACTCGAGCTCGAGAGTTATTGCACGTTGATTCGACCAGGTGACTTGACCGCGGTCGGGGTGAATCCTGCAAGGTGTCATGGGATATCAAGGGGGACGGTTTTAGAAGCTCCTTCTTTTGAAGAAGTTGCTGATAAAATATTTGAGATTTTGAATGGTAGGATTTGGGCTGGACATAATATTCGACGGTTTGATTGCGTTAGGATTAAAGAAGCGTTTAAGGAAATCGGTAAGCCTTCACCTGAGCCCGTAGCATTGATTGATTCTCTAGGGGTTTTGTCTGAGAAATTCGGAAGGAGAGCCGGTGATATGAAAATGGCTTCATTAGCTACTTATTTTGGACTTGGTGAACAAAAACAcag GAGTCTTGATGATGTTCGAATGAATCTTGAAGTTCTCAAGAATTGCGCGACGGTGTTGTTTCTG GAATCGTCCCTTCCTGGCATTCTTGAGAATCAATGGCAACATAATTTGGCTTCCAACATCACAACAAGAAGCAGAAGCAATGTTGTAATG GAACCAAGCATACCAAGCACGAcaacgaaaatgaaaaaaagatggCCTCAAGAGGCAACTCCAACGATGACAACAAGAAGTAGAAGCAAACCAAATAATGGCGAAGAAAAAAGTCGGAAATCTCCTCCTTCTGTACTCAGCCGTCGTCGAGTCGTCCCCTATCCAACCGGAAGTCTTGGACAG ATGACAGAAAAGGTGAAGAATATACTTTGTAATGCACGAAACACGCCATTGAATAATCTCCTCAAGCATTCTCATACCCTGCTTAGATGA